Proteins encoded in a region of the Frondihabitans sp. 762G35 genome:
- a CDS encoding chaplin family protein → MNKYVFRGLIGACFVGGLWAAGTTAASAATTSGAEGLVSGTQVTSAVSAPVTATGNAISVIGHSRSTGATTHTAAPAASTAPAAPATAPATSRTSGLGGILSGTQGIVSVKVPVTVTGNAVSAVGHSASTNSSAAPAAPAAAPATSAPAAAPSAPVTSGAHGVASGTQVAPAVSAPVTVSGNAVSVVGDSSSTDSRTSAPTAGATGPASSAPSAATTSGADGAASGTQALVDVTLPVTVSGNSLSVLGDSASTGSTTGSGTTPATGTTGTTGTGSTTTGTDSVLGGTQIIPVVTAPITAGGDAVSVIGDSASTGSTTGTGTTPATGTTGTTGTGSTTTGTDSVLGGTQIVPVVTAPITAGGDAVSVIGDSASTGSTTGSGTTPATGTTGTGSTTTGSDGIGSGTQIVPVVGLPVTVSGDAISVIGDSSSTGSTVTGQPTGTTTGGGSTTSGNGGLLGGTQVVPVVSLPVTIGGSAVSVIGDSSTTGSTTTPTTPTTPTTPTTPTTPTTPTTPSTPSGPTLPTTPATPITPAAPASDGLPTVTTAAATGSGSALDPAGLGAATTVASTGSLAYTGSDSPLPGLLAGLLILLGGAGLLLRARLRR, encoded by the coding sequence ATGAACAAGTACGTCTTCCGCGGGCTCATCGGAGCCTGCTTCGTCGGAGGCCTCTGGGCCGCCGGCACCACGGCGGCCAGCGCCGCCACGACCTCGGGAGCCGAAGGACTCGTCTCCGGCACCCAGGTCACCAGCGCCGTCTCCGCACCCGTCACCGCGACGGGCAACGCGATCAGCGTGATCGGCCACTCCCGGAGCACCGGGGCGACGACGCACACCGCGGCACCCGCCGCATCGACCGCCCCGGCGGCGCCGGCGACGGCTCCCGCCACCTCCCGCACCAGCGGGCTCGGCGGCATCCTCTCCGGAACGCAGGGCATCGTCTCCGTGAAGGTGCCGGTCACCGTCACCGGGAACGCCGTCTCGGCGGTCGGTCACTCGGCGTCGACGAACAGCAGCGCGGCTCCGGCCGCCCCCGCAGCGGCCCCCGCGACGTCGGCACCGGCGGCGGCCCCGTCCGCTCCCGTGACATCCGGCGCCCACGGTGTCGCTTCGGGCACGCAGGTCGCCCCGGCGGTCTCCGCTCCCGTGACCGTCTCGGGCAATGCGGTCTCGGTGGTCGGCGACTCCTCGTCGACGGACTCCCGCACCTCGGCTCCGACCGCAGGAGCCACGGGCCCGGCGTCCTCCGCCCCGTCCGCCGCCACCACGTCCGGTGCCGACGGCGCAGCCAGCGGGACGCAGGCCCTCGTCGACGTGACCCTGCCGGTCACCGTCTCCGGGAACAGCCTGTCGGTGCTCGGTGACAGCGCCTCCACCGGCAGCACCACCGGATCCGGCACCACCCCGGCCACCGGCACGACCGGCACCACCGGCACCGGAAGCACCACCACCGGCACCGACAGCGTCCTCGGCGGAACCCAGATCATCCCCGTCGTCACGGCGCCCATCACCGCCGGCGGCGACGCCGTCTCCGTCATCGGTGACAGCGCCTCCACCGGCAGCACCACCGGCACCGGCACCACCCCGGCCACCGGCACCACCGGCACCACCGGCACCGGAAGCACCACCACCGGCACCGACAGCGTCCTCGGCGGAACCCAGATCGTCCCCGTCGTCACGGCGCCGATCACCGCCGGCGGCGACGCCGTCTCCGTCATCGGTGACAGCGCCTCCACCGGCAGCACCACCGGATCCGGCACCACCCCGGCCACCGGCACCACCGGCACCGGAAGCACCACCACCGGTTCCGACGGCATCGGCTCCGGCACGCAGATCGTGCCGGTCGTCGGTCTCCCTGTGACCGTCTCGGGTGACGCGATCTCCGTCATCGGCGACTCCAGCAGCACCGGAAGCACCGTCACGGGTCAGCCCACCGGCACGACGACCGGCGGCGGCAGCACCACGAGCGGGAACGGCGGCCTCCTCGGAGGCACGCAGGTCGTGCCCGTCGTGTCCCTGCCCGTCACGATCGGCGGCTCGGCCGTCTCGGTGATCGGCGACAGCTCGACCACCGGCTCGACCACCACGCCGACCACGCCGACCACCCCGACGACACCCACCACGCCGACGACGCCGACGACGCCCACCACGCCGTCGACACCGTCCGGACCGACCCTGCCGACCACCCCGGCGACCCCGATCACCCCGGCAGCCCCCGCCTCCGACGGTCTCCCGACCGTGACGACGGCCGCCGCGACGGGTAGCGGCTCGGCTCTCGACCCGGCCGGCCTGGGCGCCGCCACGACCGTGGCCTCCACGGGCAGCCTCGCCTACACCGGCAGCGACTCGCCGCTCCCCGGCCTGCTCGCGGGCCTGCTCATCCTGCTGGGAGGTGCCGGCCTGCTCCTGCGGGCTCGCCTCCGCCGCTGA
- a CDS encoding DMT family transporter, which translates to MPGTDRSARPDPLGPTRIVPVRSESGTARRSASDRAGRSAFTRVGYGVADSAPPVEQTAGGVGARHGEIVIGYLFLALAIVGEVVATSFLKVASGPSAPWWPYIVVVVGYVFAFAMLAQTLGHGVPLGIAYAIWAGVGVVLVAVISRLVFHETLSLVQLGGIVLVIGGVTMLELGGGHRVES; encoded by the coding sequence ATGCCCGGAACCGATCGATCCGCTCGACCCGACCCGCTCGGGCCGACGCGGATCGTTCCCGTGCGCTCGGAGAGCGGCACCGCCCGGCGGTCCGCATCGGACCGCGCGGGCCGCTCCGCGTTCACCCGCGTCGGCTACGGTGTGGCCGATAGCGCTCCCCCGGTCGAGCAGACGGCCGGCGGCGTCGGGGCGCGACACGGAGAGATCGTGATCGGTTACCTGTTCCTGGCGCTCGCCATCGTCGGCGAGGTCGTCGCCACCAGCTTCCTCAAGGTCGCCAGCGGGCCGAGCGCCCCCTGGTGGCCGTACATCGTGGTGGTCGTGGGCTACGTCTTCGCCTTCGCGATGCTGGCGCAGACCCTCGGGCACGGCGTCCCCCTGGGGATCGCCTACGCGATCTGGGCCGGGGTGGGTGTCGTCCTCGTCGCCGTCATCAGCCGGCTCGTGTTCCACGAGACGCTGTCGCTGGTCCAGCTCGGCGGAATCGTCCTCGTCATCGGCGGCGTGACCATGCTCGAACTCGGCGGCGGGCACCGCGTCGAGTCGTGA
- a CDS encoding GNAT family N-acetyltransferase has translation MLEEEYQQRRQLPRALRKQPPEEPPFSYVIRPALEADLPGIREVYNLYVANSTVTFDEKAKTLREWRTTFAKAQKLQMPMLVAESPSGHILGYTMVMPWQSKAAYRFTVENSIYLHPASTGKGLGKALLAALIDACQEVGIREIIAVIADRGADASIRLHASFGFKEVGRMGRVGFKFDRWLGTVMMQKSIKKKPRRERA, from the coding sequence GTGCTCGAAGAGGAATACCAGCAGCGTCGTCAGCTCCCGCGCGCGCTCCGCAAGCAGCCGCCCGAGGAGCCGCCGTTCAGCTACGTCATCCGGCCCGCGCTGGAGGCCGACCTCCCCGGGATCCGGGAGGTCTACAACCTCTACGTCGCGAACTCCACGGTCACCTTCGACGAGAAGGCGAAGACGCTCCGAGAGTGGCGGACCACCTTCGCGAAGGCGCAGAAGCTCCAGATGCCGATGCTCGTGGCGGAGTCGCCCTCGGGCCACATCCTGGGCTACACGATGGTGATGCCGTGGCAGTCCAAGGCGGCCTACCGCTTCACCGTCGAGAACTCCATCTACCTGCACCCGGCGTCGACAGGCAAGGGTCTCGGCAAGGCCCTCCTCGCCGCCCTCATCGACGCCTGCCAGGAGGTCGGGATCCGCGAGATCATCGCGGTCATCGCCGACCGGGGCGCCGACGCGTCGATCCGCCTCCACGCGTCGTTCGGCTTCAAGGAGGTCGGCAGGATGGGCAGGGTCGGCTTCAAATTCGACCGCTGGCTCGGAACCGTGATGATGCAGAAGTCGATCAAGAAGAAACCGCGGCGCGAGCGGGCGTAG
- a CDS encoding uracil-DNA glycosylase → MSPDAAAGAPGVHPLGDLIDPGWAEALEPVASQVARMGDFLRDEVAAGRPYLPAGSQVLRAFTYPFDEVKVLIVGQDPYPTPGHPIGLSFAVDPHVRPIPRSLANIYRELNDDLGLLPVDHGDLTAWSEEGVMLLNRVLTVRPGEAASHRRAGWEAVTDRAIQALVERGGPLVAVLWGRDAQSLKPLLGDTPVVESAHPSPLSASRGFFSSRPFSRVNELLEEQGAAPVDWRLPALPGPVAG, encoded by the coding sequence GTGTCTCCTGACGCCGCTGCGGGCGCCCCGGGCGTGCACCCGCTCGGCGACCTGATCGACCCCGGCTGGGCCGAGGCGCTCGAGCCGGTGGCCTCTCAGGTCGCGCGCATGGGCGACTTCCTCCGCGACGAGGTGGCCGCCGGGCGGCCCTATCTCCCGGCGGGGTCGCAGGTCCTCCGTGCCTTCACGTACCCGTTCGACGAGGTGAAGGTGCTCATCGTCGGGCAGGATCCCTACCCGACGCCGGGGCACCCGATCGGTCTGTCGTTCGCGGTCGACCCGCACGTGCGGCCGATCCCGAGGAGCCTGGCGAACATCTACCGCGAGTTGAACGACGACCTGGGGCTCCTGCCGGTCGATCACGGCGATCTCACGGCGTGGTCGGAGGAGGGGGTGATGCTGCTGAACCGTGTTCTCACGGTGCGTCCGGGCGAGGCCGCCTCGCATCGTCGTGCCGGCTGGGAGGCGGTGACCGATCGTGCGATCCAGGCGCTGGTGGAGCGGGGAGGCCCCCTCGTCGCCGTCCTCTGGGGTCGCGACGCGCAGTCGCTCAAGCCTCTCCTCGGCGACACCCCCGTCGTCGAGTCCGCGCATCCGAGCCCGCTGTCGGCCTCGCGCGGGTTCTTCTCCTCGCGTCCGTTCAGCCGTGTGAACGAGCTCCTCGAGGAGCAGGGGGCCGCGCCCGTCGACTGGCGCCTACCGGCTCTGCCGGGACCCGTGGCAGGGTAG
- a CDS encoding Type 1 glutamine amidotransferase-like domain-containing protein: MSIHLVGGGWSSESTEVYELFVAEAATRGARVGRDVPRIAVLIVVEDDVPSADYRSEFPGLLAAIGPCEPLVTEVVSSDVFDTRVLSDIDGLLIGGGITPAYFEAIVPLIDQVRLLVADGLPYLGFSAGAMIAADTAILGGYRIGGVEVCPQESSEDLDEVTLAQGLGLVDLAIDVHAAQWGTLTRLIAATEAGLVTGGVAIDENTALVVGEGALAVIGAGSVWRVEPQLDDDSGEIVGVSVGTIGVS, from the coding sequence GTGAGCATCCACCTCGTCGGAGGAGGCTGGTCGAGCGAGTCGACGGAGGTCTACGAGCTCTTCGTGGCCGAGGCCGCGACCCGCGGCGCGCGAGTGGGCCGCGACGTGCCCCGCATCGCCGTGCTCATCGTCGTGGAGGACGACGTGCCGAGCGCCGACTACCGCTCCGAGTTCCCCGGGCTCCTGGCCGCGATCGGCCCGTGCGAACCGCTCGTGACCGAGGTGGTCTCCAGCGACGTCTTCGACACGCGCGTCCTCTCCGACATCGACGGCCTGCTGATCGGCGGCGGCATCACCCCCGCCTACTTCGAGGCCATCGTCCCGCTGATCGACCAGGTCAGGCTGCTCGTCGCCGACGGCCTGCCCTACCTCGGGTTCTCGGCTGGCGCCATGATCGCCGCCGACACGGCGATCCTCGGCGGCTACCGCATCGGCGGCGTCGAGGTCTGCCCGCAGGAGTCGTCGGAGGACCTCGACGAGGTCACGCTCGCCCAGGGCCTCGGCCTCGTCGATCTCGCGATCGACGTCCACGCGGCCCAGTGGGGCACCCTCACGCGCCTCATCGCCGCGACGGAGGCGGGCCTCGTCACGGGCGGCGTCGCCATCGACGAGAACACGGCCCTGGTCGTCGGCGAGGGAGCCCTCGCCGTCATCGGCGCGGGCAGCGTCTGGCGGGTCGAGCCGCAGCTCGACGACGACTCCGGCGAGATCGTCGGGGTCTCGGTCGGGACGATCGGTGTCTCCTGA
- a CDS encoding phosphoribosyltransferase, with protein MVLLPDDAQSPGGAERGDGDPTSLGVEESSRDSSREILGWLEFGEAARELAQDVLASGFRPDVVVAIARGGLVLAGAISYALDTKMCGSINVEFYTGVNAVLEKPVVLPPALDAPALAGKRVLLVDDVSDSGRTLQLVRDILRGHGADVHTVCLYSKPRTILEPDHIWRRTADWITFPWSALPPVTVSA; from the coding sequence ATGGTTCTCCTCCCCGACGATGCCCAGAGTCCAGGCGGTGCCGAGCGCGGCGACGGCGACCCGACGTCCCTCGGGGTGGAGGAATCCTCCCGCGACTCCAGCCGCGAGATCCTCGGCTGGCTGGAGTTCGGCGAGGCCGCTCGCGAGCTGGCGCAGGACGTCCTGGCGAGCGGATTCCGCCCCGACGTGGTCGTCGCGATCGCTCGCGGCGGGCTCGTCCTCGCCGGGGCCATCTCCTACGCCCTCGACACGAAGATGTGCGGCTCGATCAACGTCGAGTTCTACACCGGCGTCAACGCGGTCCTTGAGAAGCCGGTCGTCCTGCCTCCGGCGCTCGACGCTCCCGCCCTCGCCGGGAAGCGGGTGCTCCTCGTCGACGACGTCTCCGACTCGGGGCGGACCCTTCAGCTCGTGCGCGACATCCTGCGCGGTCATGGCGCCGACGTCCACACCGTCTGCCTCTACTCGAAGCCCCGCACCATCCTGGAGCCCGACCACATCTGGCGCCGCACGGCCGACTGGATCACGTTCCCGTGGAGCGCTCTGCCCCCGGTGACGGTGAGCGCGTGA